A window of the Streptomyces sp. Ag109_O5-10 genome harbors these coding sequences:
- a CDS encoding DUF4142 domain-containing protein has protein sequence MRARPRPPVQGRGIFSGTGLIVVCLAATLAALVFPIWSYADRSDPTGSVNVLSAQTVSTAYGPLSAQDRDFVVKVRLAGLWELPAGEMAEQKGTTAAVRTAGQHLVDGHTSLDAHVRTVATQLGVPIPNTPNVQQQQWLATLNAAQGQDFDREFANIVRLAHGRVFSVVAQVRAATQNTLVRDLADDANSTVLDHIKVLEATGYVDFGTLAQQLAGTPSPVAAPPVVAPADATPIAPGPTSAPSPTSAPSPTYTLPPATASPEPAAQNP, from the coding sequence ATGCGTGCGCGACCCCGACCCCCCGTCCAGGGACGAGGCATATTCAGCGGTACCGGGCTGATCGTCGTCTGTCTCGCGGCGACCCTCGCCGCCCTGGTGTTCCCGATCTGGTCGTACGCCGACCGCTCCGACCCCACCGGCTCGGTGAACGTGCTCAGCGCCCAGACCGTGTCGACGGCGTACGGCCCGCTGTCCGCGCAGGACCGGGACTTCGTCGTGAAGGTCCGCCTCGCCGGGCTCTGGGAGCTGCCGGCCGGCGAGATGGCGGAGCAGAAGGGCACCACGGCCGCCGTACGGACGGCCGGGCAGCATCTCGTCGACGGGCACACCTCCCTCGACGCCCACGTCCGCACCGTCGCCACCCAGCTCGGCGTGCCGATCCCGAACACGCCGAACGTCCAGCAGCAGCAGTGGCTCGCCACGCTGAACGCCGCGCAGGGGCAGGACTTCGACCGGGAGTTCGCGAACATCGTGCGACTGGCGCACGGCCGGGTCTTCTCCGTGGTCGCCCAGGTCCGCGCCGCCACCCAGAACACCCTGGTCCGCGATCTAGCCGACGACGCCAACAGCACCGTCCTGGACCACATCAAGGTCCTGGAGGCGACCGGTTACGTCGACTTCGGGACGCTGGCCCAGCAGTTGGCCGGCACGCCCTCGCCCGTGGCCGCACCGCCCGTCGTCGCCCCGGCGGACGCGACCCCCATCGCACCGGGGCCGACGTCGGCGCCGTCTCCGACGTCGGCGCCGTCCCCGACGTACACGCTGCCGCCCGCCACCGCCAGTCCGGAGCCGGCCGCCCAGAACCCCTGA
- a CDS encoding TIGR04222 domain-containing membrane protein, whose product MFWVLLLLLAWAVAGTACTRLCLAAVRTAAADADAGHGHDLTLYEAAFLSGGPARVADVTLVSMARQRRLLLAHTGWATVVDPRGRDEMERSVIGAIGPEGQSRIAPVRSAAADTDAVRSLGEELVRAGLAVPDAAARTTVASGVRQVRAAALAILGLAVVALTLPAPTEMPRDLVAVWFALPLTLTLSCLAIARVEVHPYSRWASPAGQRLLGTLHRRANRAADDHSLLASVAVRGIRAIGEPELRAAFAHRDQLPRE is encoded by the coding sequence ATGTTCTGGGTCCTTCTCCTGCTCCTGGCCTGGGCCGTCGCCGGCACCGCCTGCACCCGGCTGTGCCTGGCCGCCGTACGGACGGCGGCCGCCGACGCGGACGCGGGCCACGGACACGATCTGACGCTGTACGAGGCCGCGTTCCTGTCCGGCGGCCCCGCGCGGGTCGCCGATGTGACGCTGGTCTCCATGGCCCGGCAACGGCGGCTGCTGCTCGCCCACACCGGCTGGGCGACCGTCGTGGACCCGCGGGGGCGGGACGAGATGGAGCGGTCGGTGATAGGGGCCATCGGACCCGAGGGCCAGTCCCGGATAGCCCCGGTGCGCTCGGCGGCGGCCGACACGGACGCGGTGCGCAGTCTCGGCGAGGAGCTGGTGCGGGCGGGGCTCGCGGTGCCCGACGCGGCGGCGCGGACGACGGTCGCCTCCGGTGTCCGGCAGGTCCGGGCCGCCGCGCTGGCGATCCTCGGGCTCGCCGTCGTGGCGCTCACGCTGCCCGCTCCGACCGAGATGCCGCGCGACCTGGTCGCCGTCTGGTTCGCGCTGCCCCTCACCCTGACGCTGAGCTGCCTGGCCATCGCCCGGGTCGAGGTGCACCCCTACTCGCGCTGGGCCTCGCCGGCCGGCCAGCGGCTGCTCGGCACGTTGCACCGGCGGGCGAACCGCGCGGCCGACGACCACTCGTTGCTGGCGTCCGTCGCCGTCCGGGGCATCCGCGCGATCGGCGAACCGGAGCTGCGTGCGGCCTTCGCACACCGGGACCAGCTGCCGCGGGAGTGA